One window from the genome of Trabulsiella odontotermitis encodes:
- a CDS encoding DUF1848 domain-containing protein gives MIISASRRTDIPAFYTPWFMNRIREGFLLTRNPYNFNQVRRVSLNPADVDVIVFWTRNPKMLMRHLGELDERGFHYYFQYTITGYPKILEGSVPRPHHAIDTFIQLSDNIGADKVIWRYDPILVSNIVDIDEHKRLFSKIATLLRGKTKRVVISFADLYKKTESNLAAVPGLQYEDIVNDRLRLLDLAQWMATIARDNHMVVETCSEDIDLYEAGIGHGKCIDDRLINAVFGLPLDAMKDPGQREACGCIRSIDIGTYNTCLHDCSYCYATFNKQAIANNKKKHDPESPFLVGGTEGVEAKLLLPTLFQGSLF, from the coding sequence ATGATAATCAGTGCGAGCCGGCGAACGGATATCCCTGCTTTCTATACGCCCTGGTTTATGAACCGCATCCGGGAAGGGTTTCTGTTGACCCGTAACCCTTATAACTTCAACCAGGTCAGGCGGGTCTCGCTGAATCCGGCGGATGTCGACGTTATTGTCTTCTGGACGCGAAACCCTAAAATGCTGATGCGTCATCTGGGCGAACTGGATGAGCGCGGGTTTCATTACTATTTCCAGTACACCATCACAGGCTACCCCAAAATTCTCGAAGGCTCCGTACCGCGCCCGCATCATGCCATTGACACCTTTATTCAGCTCAGTGACAACATTGGCGCGGACAAAGTCATCTGGCGCTATGATCCCATTCTGGTGTCGAACATTGTTGATATCGACGAGCACAAGCGACTGTTCAGTAAAATCGCCACCCTGTTGCGCGGAAAAACAAAACGGGTGGTCATTAGTTTTGCCGATCTGTACAAAAAAACGGAATCGAATCTGGCGGCTGTTCCGGGGCTGCAATACGAGGATATTGTTAATGATCGCCTGCGCTTGCTGGATTTAGCGCAGTGGATGGCAACAATAGCGCGGGACAATCATATGGTTGTCGAAACCTGCTCCGAGGATATCGATCTTTATGAGGCCGGCATCGGACACGGAAAATGCATTGATGATCGACTGATTAATGCGGTTTTTGGCCTGCCGTTGGACGCGATGAAAGATCCCGGTCAGCGCGAAGCCTGTGGTTGCATTCGCAGTATTGATATCGGCACGTATAACACTTGTCTGCACGACTGCTCCTACTGCTACGCTACCTTTAATAAACAGGCGATCGCTAACAATAAGAAAAAACACGATCCGGAAAGTCCATTTCTGGTAGGCGGAACTGAAGGGGTGGAGGCTAAACTGCTGCTGCCAACCCTATTTCAGGGATCGCTGTTTTAA
- the dbpA gene encoding ATP-dependent RNA helicase DbpA, whose translation MTSFAELNALPAEQLANLNELGYQTMTPVQAASLPAILAGKDVRAQAKTGSGKTAAFGLGLLQHIDASQFLTQSLVLCPTRELADQVAKELRRLARYMPNIKVLTLCGGLPFSVQRDSLTHAPHIIVATPGRLLDHLKKETVNLEALQTLVLDEADRMLDMGFAEAIDEVIAYAPAKRQTLLFSATWPAAIAAISGRIQREPLTVEIDTVDELPAVEQLFFEVSRGGKISLLQKLLSQYQPASCVVFCNTKKDCQAVYDALTASQQSVLALHGDMEQRDRDQTLVRFANGSCRVLVATDVAARGLDIKALEMVINYELSWDPEVHVHRIGRTARAGESGMAISFCAPEEAQRANVLEEMLNITLRWQPVPTGISIAPLEAAMETLCIDGGKKAKMRPGDILGALTGDMGLDGADIGKIDIHPIHAFVAVKRSVAHHAWKQLQQGKIKGKSVKVRLLK comes from the coding sequence GTGACCTCTTTTGCTGAATTAAACGCCCTCCCTGCGGAACAACTTGCCAACCTTAACGAACTGGGTTACCAGACCATGACCCCGGTGCAGGCGGCGTCGCTTCCGGCGATCCTCGCGGGGAAAGATGTCCGGGCGCAGGCGAAAACCGGCAGCGGCAAAACCGCCGCATTCGGACTGGGCCTGCTTCAGCACATTGATGCCAGCCAGTTTCTCACCCAGTCGCTGGTGCTGTGCCCGACCCGCGAACTGGCCGATCAGGTGGCGAAAGAACTGCGTCGTCTGGCGCGCTATATGCCCAATATTAAAGTGCTGACGTTATGCGGCGGGCTGCCGTTCAGCGTGCAGCGCGATTCGCTGACCCATGCGCCGCACATTATTGTGGCAACGCCAGGGCGACTGTTGGATCACCTGAAAAAAGAGACGGTGAACCTGGAAGCATTGCAGACGCTGGTGCTGGACGAAGCTGATCGGATGCTCGACATGGGCTTTGCCGAGGCCATTGATGAAGTGATTGCGTATGCCCCAGCGAAGCGCCAGACACTGCTCTTTTCCGCCACCTGGCCCGCAGCAATCGCTGCCATCAGCGGGCGTATTCAGCGCGAGCCGCTGACAGTCGAAATCGATACTGTCGATGAATTGCCTGCGGTTGAGCAGCTGTTTTTTGAAGTGTCGCGTGGCGGTAAGATCAGCCTGTTACAGAAACTACTGAGCCAGTATCAGCCCGCTTCCTGCGTGGTGTTCTGCAATACCAAAAAAGATTGTCAGGCCGTGTACGACGCGCTGACTGCGAGTCAGCAGAGCGTGCTGGCGCTGCATGGCGACATGGAGCAGCGCGACCGCGATCAGACGCTGGTTCGTTTTGCCAACGGCAGTTGCCGGGTACTGGTGGCGACTGACGTTGCCGCACGCGGTCTGGATATCAAAGCCCTTGAGATGGTGATCAACTATGAGCTGTCCTGGGATCCGGAAGTGCACGTCCACCGCATCGGCCGTACCGCGCGGGCAGGGGAAAGCGGGATGGCGATCAGCTTCTGCGCCCCCGAAGAGGCGCAACGCGCTAACGTGCTGGAAGAGATGCTAAATATCACACTGCGCTGGCAGCCGGTGCCGACAGGCATCAGCATCGCACCGCTGGAGGCGGCAATGGAGACGCTGTGCATTGATGGTGGCAAAAAAGCCAAAATGCGTCCTGGCGATATTCTTGGCGCGCTGACCGGCGATATGGGGCTTGATGGCGCAGACATCGGCAAAATCGATATCCACCCGATCCACGCGTTTGTGGCTGTGAAACGTTCGGTCGCGCATCATGCCTGGAAACAGTTACAACAGGGCAAAATTAAAGGTAAATCTGTGAAGGTGCGGTTGCTGAAATAG
- a CDS encoding alpha,alpha-trehalase yields MTISALRRPEAIAFALRMALGGALLSMTTFSALAEDAPAAAPTQPPDILLGPLFNDIQSAKLFPDQKTFADAIPRSDPLMILADYRMQKNQTSFDLRHFVEVNFTLPQEKEKYVPPKDQTLRQHIDGLWPVLTRTTDSAEKWDSLLPLPKPYVVPGGRFREVYYWDSYFTMLGLAESDHWDKIEDMVDNFAYELDSWGHIPNGNRSYYLSRSQPPFFSLMVELLATHDGDDALKKYLPQMEKEHAYWMEGADALQAGQASKRVVKLQDGSLLNRYWDDRDTPRPESWLDDVNTAKSNPNRPATDIYRDLRSAAASGWDFSSRWMDNPQQLGTIRTTSIVPVDLNALMFKMEKMIAAASKAAGDNDKAARYESLASARQNAMEKNLWNEKEGWYADYDLKSHKVRNQLTAAALYPLFVNAASRERAAKVATAAERNLLKAGGISTTTVNSGQQWDAPNGWAPLQWVATEGLQNYGQDKIAMDVTWRFLTNVQHTYDREQKLVEKYDITTTGTGGGGGEYPLQDGFGWTNGVTLKMLDLVCPKANPCDSVPQTRPAAPAEKQAAAATQ; encoded by the coding sequence ATGACGATATCTGCACTGCGCCGCCCGGAGGCTATCGCATTCGCGCTGCGGATGGCGCTCGGTGGTGCGCTTTTGAGCATGACAACCTTTTCAGCACTGGCGGAAGACGCGCCAGCCGCAGCACCGACGCAACCGCCGGATATCCTGCTGGGGCCGCTGTTTAACGACATCCAGAGCGCCAAATTATTCCCCGATCAAAAAACCTTTGCCGATGCGATACCCAGGAGCGATCCGCTGATGATCCTCGCGGATTACCGGATGCAAAAAAACCAGACCAGTTTTGACCTGCGCCATTTTGTCGAGGTGAACTTCACCCTGCCGCAAGAGAAAGAGAAGTATGTGCCGCCGAAGGATCAGACCCTGCGCCAGCACATTGACGGATTATGGCCGGTGCTAACGCGAACCACCGACAGCGCCGAAAAATGGGATTCCCTGCTGCCGTTGCCGAAGCCGTATGTGGTGCCCGGCGGGCGTTTTCGTGAAGTTTATTACTGGGACAGCTACTTCACCATGCTCGGCCTCGCGGAAAGCGATCACTGGGACAAGATCGAAGATATGGTCGACAACTTCGCCTATGAGCTGGATTCATGGGGCCATATTCCGAACGGCAACCGCAGTTACTATCTGAGCCGCTCACAACCGCCCTTCTTCTCTCTGATGGTGGAACTGCTGGCAACGCATGACGGTGACGATGCGCTGAAGAAATACCTGCCGCAGATGGAAAAAGAGCATGCCTACTGGATGGAAGGCGCCGATGCGCTGCAAGCGGGTCAGGCCAGCAAGCGCGTCGTCAAACTACAGGATGGATCGTTGCTCAACCGTTACTGGGACGATCGCGATACCCCACGCCCGGAGTCGTGGCTGGATGATGTCAACACGGCGAAAAGCAATCCGAATCGCCCGGCCACCGATATCTACCGTGATCTGCGTTCGGCAGCCGCCTCTGGCTGGGATTTCAGCTCCCGCTGGATGGACAACCCACAACAGCTCGGCACCATTCGCACCACCAGCATCGTGCCTGTCGATCTCAACGCGCTGATGTTCAAAATGGAGAAAATGATCGCCGCTGCCAGCAAAGCCGCAGGTGATAACGACAAAGCCGCGCGTTATGAATCCCTCGCCAGCGCCCGCCAGAACGCGATGGAAAAAAACCTGTGGAATGAAAAAGAGGGCTGGTATGCCGATTACGATCTGAAAAGCCATAAGGTGCGTAATCAACTGACCGCCGCGGCCCTGTACCCGTTATTCGTTAATGCTGCGTCCCGCGAACGCGCCGCTAAAGTCGCCACTGCCGCCGAGCGCAATCTGCTGAAAGCGGGCGGTATCAGCACCACCACGGTGAACAGTGGCCAGCAATGGGATGCGCCAAACGGCTGGGCGCCGCTGCAGTGGGTGGCGACAGAAGGTTTGCAGAATTACGGACAGGATAAAATCGCCATGGACGTCACCTGGCGCTTTCTGACCAACGTTCAGCATACGTATGATCGCGAGCAGAAGCTGGTTGAAAAATACGACATCACCACAACCGGAACCGGTGGTGGCGGCGGTGAATATCCGTTGCAGGACGGTTTCGGCTGGACCAATGGCGTAACGCTGAAAATGCTGGATCTGGTCTGTCCGAAAGCAAACCCGTGCGACAGCGTTCCGCAAACGCGCCCTGCGGCGCCAGCGGAAAAACAGGCTGCCGCCGCAACACAATAA
- a CDS encoding GlsB/YeaQ/YmgE family stress response membrane protein, with protein MGIITWIVFGLIAGVIAKLIMPGRDGGGFILTCILGIVGAVVGGWLATMFGIGGSITGFNLQSFLVAVVGSIVVLLVFRLLRRE; from the coding sequence ATGGGCATTATTACCTGGATCGTGTTCGGACTCATCGCGGGGGTCATCGCTAAACTGATTATGCCGGGGCGGGATGGAGGGGGATTCATTCTCACCTGCATTCTCGGGATCGTCGGTGCGGTGGTGGGTGGCTGGTTAGCGACCATGTTCGGTATCGGAGGCAGCATCACAGGCTTTAATCTGCAAAGCTTCCTGGTGGCCGTCGTTGGCTCCATTGTCGTTTTGCTGGTGTTCCGGCTGCTACGGCGGGAATAA
- the ycgR gene encoding flagellar brake protein YcgR encodes MSHYNEQFLKVSPLAVLNVLRDLHKDQVPLRVSWASGQFISRILSVTAEQLIIDFGSQEQENLAAQHAENFLIDAETKGAKVEFTLPKLEAIDYLSLPAFAAPVPPSLWFVQRREFFRIAAPLQPVYLCTARLPDNSEFRCRLCDLSLGGMGALLEGKTTTGLQVGMQIPQLALDMGDWGKFQFDAQLIAITERKVVDGKNETITTPRLSFRFLNVNPAAERTLQRIIFALEREARERASKVL; translated from the coding sequence GTGAGTCATTACAACGAGCAATTCCTGAAAGTGAGTCCGCTGGCAGTATTAAATGTCCTTCGCGATCTGCATAAAGATCAGGTCCCGCTCCGCGTCTCCTGGGCCTCCGGTCAGTTCATCAGCCGCATTCTGTCGGTCACCGCGGAACAGCTGATTATTGACTTCGGCAGTCAGGAACAGGAAAACCTGGCGGCACAGCACGCGGAAAATTTCCTGATTGATGCGGAAACCAAAGGGGCGAAAGTCGAATTTACCCTGCCAAAACTTGAGGCCATCGATTACCTGTCACTCCCGGCGTTCGCCGCCCCCGTACCGCCATCGTTGTGGTTTGTGCAGCGCAGAGAATTCTTTCGTATTGCGGCGCCTCTGCAGCCGGTTTATCTCTGCACGGCACGACTCCCGGATAACAGCGAATTTCGCTGCCGTCTGTGCGACCTGTCGCTCGGCGGAATGGGGGCATTACTGGAAGGCAAAACCACAACCGGTCTGCAGGTTGGCATGCAGATCCCGCAACTGGCGCTGGATATGGGGGACTGGGGGAAATTTCAGTTTGATGCGCAGTTGATTGCCATCACCGAGCGTAAAGTGGTCGACGGCAAAAACGAAACCATCACCACCCCGCGCCTGAGTTTTCGCTTTCTGAACGTCAACCCGGCGGCGGAGCGCACGCTCCAGCGCATTATCTTCGCCCTGGAGCGCGAGGCGCGCGAACGCGCCAGCAAAGTGCTTTAA
- the emtA gene encoding membrane-bound lytic murein transglycosylase EmtA translates to MKLRWVVFLFVLLAGCSSKQDYRNPPWNAEAPVKRAMQWMPISEKAGAAWGVSPRLITAIIAVESGGNPELVSKSNAVGLMQLKASTAGREVYRYMGWKGQPSTSELKNPERNISMGTAYLSILEHGVLAGIKDPEVMQYALVVSYVNGAGALLRTFSSDRKDAIDEINDLDADEFFEHVVKNHPAPQAPRYIWKVQQAMDAM, encoded by the coding sequence GTGAAATTGAGATGGGTCGTTTTTTTATTTGTCTTGCTTGCCGGATGTAGCTCAAAGCAGGATTACCGCAATCCCCCGTGGAACGCTGAAGCGCCGGTAAAACGGGCGATGCAATGGATGCCGATCAGCGAAAAAGCTGGTGCGGCCTGGGGCGTCAGCCCGCGTCTTATTACGGCGATTATTGCTGTGGAGTCGGGCGGCAACCCGGAACTGGTGAGTAAATCCAACGCCGTGGGGCTGATGCAATTAAAAGCCTCCACCGCCGGGCGTGAAGTCTACCGCTATATGGGCTGGAAAGGGCAACCGTCGACCAGTGAGCTGAAAAACCCGGAACGTAATATCTCAATGGGTACCGCTTACCTGAGCATTCTGGAACATGGCGTGCTGGCGGGCATTAAAGACCCGGAAGTGATGCAGTACGCGCTGGTGGTGTCGTATGTTAATGGCGCGGGCGCGCTGCTGCGGACATTCTCGTCCGATCGCAAAGACGCGATTGATGAGATTAACGATCTCGACGCGGATGAGTTTTTTGAACACGTTGTCAAAAATCACCCCGCGCCGCAGGCGCCTCGCTATATCTGGAAAGTCCAGCAGGCGATGGATGCAATGTAG